In one window of Lewinella sp. 4G2 DNA:
- a CDS encoding efflux RND transporter permease subunit has product MRKLIKFFIEHPTIVNLCVLLIVGLGAMTLLQTDTSYLPKAKVRFIDVAVVYPGATPEQVEEGIILKLEEELEGLEGIDRISSASSPSLGTVAIELLESADEDVALSLVKNAVDKINTFPRGSEPPIVDKRDVKDLAMAVAVTGDVSLQTKKDVADEIEKDLLNLPGISDIVMSGAPEQEIEISVAESQLRAYGLTFGEVAAAVSSTNLETFGGEIKTGTRNINIKADDKGYFARDLQNLIVRTNPDGSVIFLRDVATVRDQFKDQPGKRYLSEEESIVLNVFAMGNENILTNADATLAYVNDFNASREGVQLTIVEDGSETVRENIDTMTNNGIAGFVLVLLVLALFLDKYLAFWVALKIPVAIIGMFLLSGIQDLTINVVSLFAFVIVLGILVDDGVVIGENIFQWAKKKGITPAQAALEGTMEMVTPVLISLGTTATAFSMFLFLPTQTGEFFGEMAFVVIAVLVIAVLDTFFFLPAHLAHSRALRKDNTPSRVERWFNNSVEWVNVHLYQPTFRFFVTKWKLMPYATVLVFFGLLISAFGLMGSGVVGFTFFPNLDDKAVFIELDMPPGTPVEVTTEKLLLIQDAAEKANVKLRETYGKDMIRYVETITGPRANQGKLRVTYVSSEQRDISSFELTEAIRDEAPDIPEATGLVYGIGATNAVFGKPVSVALRGKDLGQLRAARDELKASMLTRDDIKDVSDTDQTGVQEAIVRLNPAGERLGLTAGSVMNQIRAAFFGVEAQRLQRGDEEIEVWLRYPRDGRQSEAQLADMRINAPGGGSYPLSEVAYFEYGTANQVINRLAGEREIRVEANVANPLVSAPAVIGALEGGPLAAISEKYPTVAYSAEGQSRESAKMGEGAGLVFPVIMIVMLALIVLAFNSFSQALITFSLYPFAFIGVILGHWIQGEALNVFSIIGTIALIGVFTNNSLVLVSTLNQLLEEGMDFFAAVREATASRFRPILLTTVTTVAGLAPLLASNSLGAQFLKGPAIAMAYGLSFGLLNVLFLLPALLVILNGGRRLMKRIKTLNKVKATPEQVEPAVRAKAFRLNLPATAIVGAVAGAMLMGGGTGLSAQSVAPTLSLTEATTLALANNPRLKSLGYDRELSRNNVNPAVAGIGPQIILKGQALIGYGDTRVETVNLGPPGSENPPLELNGFRSGIIVQPEANWLVYDGGAGRARLEQLRLVDGATALAIENAREETVARVTRTYLAAARLQTQLVLTAENIELSQDRLTRALRDESYGQSNSLRSLQARVDLSTDSAAYRNLSLEVANLKRALNQQLGRDPETALAFQPPRNLRPRPLPFDSLMVELIANNENLAQARQRIKLSEQGLALTETARKPQIQLYANANYLNQRDDANFLLQNRNFGAEAGARVSYTLFDGGLRTIKAQNARIELEQSQVNRDNTELELRTLLRQAHATYDNSRAQLAYEQANLPVFEANFNKTRTDYRNGQADATVLRAAQLNLNAAKTRIALERFSVLQAEVELLRLTGGLVR; this is encoded by the coding sequence ATGCGTAAGCTCATCAAGTTCTTCATCGAACACCCAACCATCGTCAACCTTTGTGTCCTCCTCATCGTCGGCCTCGGCGCCATGACGCTGTTGCAGACCGACACGAGTTACCTGCCCAAAGCCAAGGTGCGATTCATCGACGTGGCGGTCGTTTACCCCGGTGCCACGCCCGAGCAAGTCGAAGAAGGGATCATCCTCAAACTCGAGGAGGAGCTGGAAGGCTTGGAGGGGATCGACCGCATCAGCAGCGCTTCCTCACCGAGCCTGGGTACCGTCGCCATCGAACTGCTGGAGTCCGCCGACGAGGACGTAGCCCTCAGCCTCGTCAAGAACGCGGTGGATAAGATCAACACCTTCCCGCGTGGTAGCGAGCCGCCGATTGTGGACAAGCGCGACGTAAAGGACCTCGCCATGGCCGTCGCTGTTACCGGAGACGTCAGCCTGCAAACGAAAAAGGACGTGGCCGACGAGATCGAAAAGGACCTGCTGAACCTACCGGGTATTTCGGACATCGTGATGAGCGGCGCACCCGAGCAGGAAATTGAGATCAGCGTAGCCGAAAGCCAGCTGCGCGCTTACGGCCTGACCTTCGGGGAAGTCGCCGCCGCAGTCAGTAGCACGAACCTCGAAACCTTTGGCGGGGAGATCAAAACCGGCACCCGCAACATCAACATCAAGGCTGACGATAAGGGCTACTTCGCCCGCGACCTACAAAACCTGATCGTCCGGACCAACCCCGACGGAAGCGTGATCTTCCTGCGCGACGTCGCTACCGTGCGTGACCAGTTCAAGGACCAACCGGGTAAGCGCTACCTGAGTGAGGAGGAATCCATCGTGCTCAACGTATTCGCGATGGGCAACGAAAATATCCTGACCAACGCCGACGCGACACTGGCTTACGTCAATGATTTCAACGCTAGCCGCGAGGGCGTTCAGCTCACCATCGTTGAAGATGGCAGCGAAACCGTGCGAGAGAACATCGATACGATGACCAATAACGGCATCGCCGGGTTCGTCCTCGTACTGCTCGTCCTCGCTCTTTTTCTGGATAAGTACCTCGCTTTCTGGGTGGCGCTTAAGATTCCGGTGGCCATCATCGGTATGTTTTTACTGTCCGGTATTCAGGACCTGACGATCAACGTAGTATCGCTTTTTGCCTTCGTGATCGTCCTTGGTATTCTGGTCGACGACGGCGTAGTGATTGGGGAAAACATCTTTCAGTGGGCGAAGAAAAAGGGAATTACCCCCGCTCAGGCCGCGCTGGAGGGGACGATGGAGATGGTCACGCCGGTACTGATCTCGCTGGGGACGACGGCTACCGCCTTCTCCATGTTCTTGTTTTTGCCCACCCAGACCGGGGAGTTTTTTGGGGAGATGGCCTTCGTGGTGATCGCGGTACTCGTCATTGCGGTGCTCGACACCTTTTTCTTTCTTCCCGCCCACCTGGCGCATTCCCGGGCGCTGCGTAAGGATAACACGCCCAGCCGGGTCGAGCGTTGGTTCAATAATTCGGTCGAATGGGTCAACGTCCATCTTTACCAGCCGACCTTTCGCTTCTTCGTTACAAAGTGGAAGTTGATGCCTTACGCTACCGTACTCGTGTTCTTCGGGCTACTCATCTCCGCCTTCGGGCTGATGGGTAGTGGGGTGGTTGGCTTCACCTTTTTCCCCAACCTGGACGATAAGGCCGTCTTCATTGAGCTGGATATGCCACCCGGAACGCCGGTGGAAGTGACGACCGAAAAGCTCCTTCTCATTCAGGATGCGGCGGAGAAAGCCAACGTCAAACTGAGGGAAACCTACGGTAAGGACATGATCCGCTACGTCGAAACCATCACCGGCCCCCGGGCCAACCAGGGTAAGCTGCGGGTGACCTACGTCAGCTCCGAGCAGCGCGACATCAGTAGTTTTGAGCTTACCGAGGCCATCCGTGACGAAGCCCCGGACATTCCGGAAGCAACCGGCCTGGTGTACGGCATCGGGGCGACCAACGCCGTATTCGGCAAGCCGGTTTCCGTCGCCCTACGGGGTAAGGACCTGGGCCAATTACGCGCCGCCCGCGACGAACTCAAGGCCAGTATGCTTACTCGGGATGACATTAAGGACGTCTCCGATACCGACCAGACGGGCGTCCAGGAGGCCATTGTTCGCCTCAACCCCGCCGGGGAGCGGCTGGGGCTCACGGCGGGTTCCGTCATGAATCAGATCCGGGCGGCGTTCTTCGGGGTTGAAGCCCAGCGTCTGCAGCGAGGCGATGAGGAGATCGAGGTCTGGTTGCGCTACCCCCGTGACGGGCGCCAGAGTGAGGCCCAACTGGCGGACATGCGCATCAACGCTCCCGGCGGTGGGAGTTACCCCCTCAGTGAGGTGGCTTATTTTGAGTATGGGACGGCCAATCAGGTCATCAACCGGCTGGCCGGCGAACGGGAGATTCGGGTTGAGGCCAACGTCGCCAACCCACTCGTCTCGGCCCCCGCCGTTATCGGAGCGCTGGAAGGTGGGCCACTGGCGGCCATTAGCGAAAAGTACCCGACGGTCGCCTATTCCGCCGAGGGGCAGAGCCGCGAAAGCGCCAAGATGGGCGAAGGGGCCGGCCTGGTTTTTCCGGTCATCATGATCGTGATGTTGGCGCTGATCGTACTGGCTTTCAACAGTTTCAGCCAGGCGTTGATCACCTTTTCTTTGTACCCTTTTGCCTTCATTGGCGTCATCCTGGGCCACTGGATCCAGGGAGAGGCGCTCAATGTATTTTCCATCATCGGCACCATTGCGCTGATCGGCGTATTCACAAATAATAGCTTGGTGCTGGTCTCGACGCTCAACCAATTGCTGGAAGAGGGGATGGACTTTTTCGCAGCGGTGCGCGAGGCTACCGCCAGTCGTTTCCGGCCCATTTTACTGACGACGGTGACTACCGTAGCTGGCCTGGCGCCACTGTTGGCCAGTAATTCCCTGGGGGCGCAGTTCCTCAAGGGGCCGGCCATCGCGATGGCGTACGGGCTCAGTTTTGGGCTACTTAACGTCCTTTTCTTGCTCCCGGCGCTGCTCGTCATCCTCAACGGTGGCCGTCGGCTCATGAAACGGATCAAGACCCTCAACAAGGTAAAAGCTACCCCGGAGCAAGTCGAGCCGGCGGTACGCGCGAAGGCTTTCCGCCTCAATTTACCGGCTACTGCCATCGTGGGCGCTGTCGCAGGTGCGATGTTGATGGGGGGAGGAACCGGGTTAAGTGCCCAGTCCGTTGCCCCGACGCTGAGTCTTACGGAGGCAACCACCCTGGCCTTGGCGAACAACCCCCGCTTGAAATCCCTGGGCTACGACCGGGAGTTGAGCCGCAATAACGTGAACCCGGCGGTGGCGGGGATCGGCCCGCAGATCATCCTGAAGGGGCAGGCACTGATCGGTTACGGCGACACCCGCGTGGAAACCGTCAACCTCGGCCCTCCCGGCAGCGAAAATCCACCCTTGGAGTTGAATGGGTTTCGTAGTGGGATCATCGTCCAACCCGAGGCCAACTGGTTGGTCTACGACGGTGGGGCCGGGCGCGCCCGCCTGGAACAACTCCGGTTGGTGGATGGGGCGACCGCGCTCGCTATCGAAAACGCGAGGGAAGAGACCGTTGCCCGGGTGACCCGTACCTATCTGGCCGCGGCGCGGCTCCAAACCCAGTTAGTACTTACCGCCGAAAACATCGAACTCAGTCAGGATCGGCTTACCCGTGCTTTACGCGATGAAAGCTACGGGCAGAGTAATAGCTTGCGTAGTCTTCAGGCCCGGGTTGACCTCAGTACGGACAGCGCGGCCTACCGTAACCTCTCGCTCGAGGTCGCCAATCTCAAACGCGCGCTCAACCAGCAGCTGGGGCGAGATCCCGAAACCGCGCTGGCTTTCCAACCTCCCCGGAACCTGCGCCCGCGCCCGCTTCCTTTTGATAGCCTGATGGTCGAGCTAATCGCCAATAACGAAAACCTGGCCCAGGCGCGGCAACGCATCAAACTAAGTGAACAAGGATTGGCGCTGACGGAAACGGCCCGCAAACCCCAGATCCAACTCTACGCCAACGCCAACTACCTCAACCAGCGTGATGACGCCAACTTCCTGCTGCAGAACCGGAATTTTGGGGCCGAAGCCGGGGCCAGGGTCAGTTATACCCTCTTTGACGGCGGCCTACGGACCATCAAAGCACAGAACGCCCGGATTGAACTGGAGCAGAGCCAGGTGAACCGCGATAACACGGAATTGGAACTGAGGACCTTGCTG